In the Sediminibacter sp. Hel_I_10 genome, one interval contains:
- a CDS encoding FG-GAP-like repeat-containing protein, giving the protein MNSISRIHPIVYAVLVFILTGQIKTHAQTFERAEIVAGLEDLQNNNGVATADYDGDLDLDLFVVAHAQDLDGNESTHSKLYQNNNNGTFTDVTLEVGLYNLLPFNPDLETFFGLKGFKHGASWGDYNNDGFPDLFLTNSESVQLFLNQNGTFTEVTESAGIMVNSLCRNTGATWFDYDNDGFLDLYISEWDFCDSNSLYKNNGDGTFTNVTQSSNVQDNSVFASYMAIPFDINEDGWMDVYVTNDFNKPNNLFVNQNGSSFLDQSSNYGLNSMLDDMGATLGDFNLDGSLDVFITGIDENALLQNDGTNHFSEVSISNSVSGTGWAWGTRFSDFDLDGDEDLFIANGFDFQTRGAENNVYYKNLAVEGGVGFEDVSSQLGVNDLTISVGILDFDYDNDGDIDMYITNSDQSSFLYENKLLNFDQENAQHYFKILLEGTASNRDAIGTTLTLTTAQGVFKRYYTGVGFLSQSLQAVHFGLGNEVQVQSLEIKWPSGLIETFQDLEADSTIKAIEGQGYTAMNILPSQKTYGCLDVLSCNYNPEATVDDGSCTYLEAQNILGATNSSWLTTEVYSYAIANTASAQWIVSGGEIVEGQNTNEITILWGLSDVGSVRVRETDGECFSQEQLITVNLGATDIPENISISRLWNEVLLECIRKDFARPTVHARNLFHTSVAMYDIWAIYDDEATPYLIGNTLHNFNSELEAFIPSESIEISRKRAISYAMYRLLSFRFQNSPNAEYSQDLLDLVMEKLGYNTSYQSVYYKFGNAAALGNYVAQTIINYGSLDGSREATLFDNAYYQTINDPLAPGVSNASVMNDPNRWQPLSLATYIDQSGNLIEGELINFLSPEWGNVWPFAMTENLSTNYQRNNYTYKVYRDPGDPPYLNLEETDASSDAYKWGFSLVSVWGSHLDPSDNVIWDISPKTLGNIPLNDLPTSYSEFPQFYNFTEGGDISQGHSLNPITNQPYEEQMVPRGDYTRVLAEFWADGPDSETPPGHWFTILNYVNDHPLLEKRFEGQGDILDVLEWDVKSYFILGGAMHDAAISAWSIKGWYDYVRPISALRNMALLGQSTDPSLANYNVAGIPLLEGYVEIVSETDELLEQHPESLGKVKVYTWKGPDFISANTNHQAGVGWILAENWWPYQRPTFVTPPFAGYVSGHSTYSRAAAEVLTDITGSAFFPGGLGEFTAKQNEFLVFENGPSVDVTLQWATYQDASDQTSLSRIWGGIHPPADDIPGRLIGEKIGNEAFSFAVPYFRGETIETNLFEQVVFPNPVIHNELYVTASSETDTFTLYDMQGRTVDIIEVKFDEYSGQTHLKFPETTAAAIYLLKINNDSKMIIFK; this is encoded by the coding sequence GTGAATTCAATATCACGTATTCATCCAATAGTTTATGCGGTTTTGGTTTTTATTTTAACGGGCCAAATAAAAACACATGCACAAACTTTTGAACGTGCCGAAATTGTTGCAGGGCTTGAAGATCTGCAAAATAATAACGGGGTAGCAACTGCAGATTATGATGGAGATCTAGACTTAGACCTATTTGTGGTGGCTCACGCTCAAGATCTCGATGGGAATGAAAGCACGCATAGTAAGCTCTATCAGAATAATAATAACGGCACATTCACAGATGTCACTTTAGAGGTTGGCTTATATAACCTCTTACCTTTTAATCCAGACTTGGAAACATTTTTTGGTCTAAAGGGCTTTAAACATGGCGCCTCTTGGGGAGACTATAATAATGATGGATTTCCTGATTTGTTTTTAACAAATTCTGAAAGTGTTCAATTATTTTTAAATCAAAATGGGACATTTACAGAGGTTACAGAATCTGCTGGAATTATGGTAAATAGTCTTTGCCGTAACACAGGTGCAACCTGGTTTGATTATGATAATGATGGTTTTTTAGATCTGTACATTAGTGAATGGGACTTTTGCGACTCTAATTCTCTTTATAAAAATAATGGAGACGGGACCTTCACTAACGTGACCCAGTCTTCAAATGTTCAGGACAATAGTGTATTTGCAAGTTATATGGCCATCCCGTTTGATATTAATGAAGATGGATGGATGGATGTGTACGTCACTAACGATTTTAATAAACCAAATAACCTCTTTGTCAACCAAAATGGAAGTTCGTTTCTAGATCAATCTTCTAATTATGGTCTAAATAGTATGCTAGACGATATGGGGGCGACCTTAGGAGACTTTAATTTAGATGGTTCTCTTGATGTTTTTATCACTGGGATAGATGAGAATGCTTTATTGCAAAATGACGGTACCAATCATTTTAGTGAGGTTTCAATATCAAATAGTGTTTCAGGTACAGGATGGGCATGGGGAACGCGCTTTTCAGATTTCGATTTAGATGGAGATGAGGATTTATTTATAGCGAATGGCTTTGATTTTCAGACGAGAGGTGCAGAAAATAATGTTTACTATAAAAATCTAGCAGTAGAGGGTGGTGTCGGTTTTGAAGATGTCTCTTCGCAATTAGGTGTAAACGATTTGACCATTAGTGTCGGGATTCTTGATTTTGATTATGATAATGATGGTGATATCGATATGTATATCACAAATTCAGATCAATCCTCATTTCTTTATGAAAATAAGTTACTCAATTTTGATCAGGAAAATGCCCAGCATTACTTTAAGATCTTGTTGGAGGGAACCGCTTCTAATCGAGATGCCATAGGCACGACCTTGACCTTAACTACAGCTCAAGGTGTTTTTAAAAGATATTATACTGGGGTTGGTTTTTTATCACAAAGCTTACAAGCAGTACATTTTGGATTGGGTAATGAAGTACAGGTACAATCACTTGAAATCAAATGGCCATCTGGCCTTATTGAGACCTTTCAGGATCTTGAGGCAGATAGTACGATAAAAGCCATTGAAGGGCAGGGATATACCGCAATGAACATCTTGCCAAGTCAAAAAACCTACGGTTGTCTAGACGTGCTATCCTGTAATTATAATCCTGAAGCTACAGTAGATGATGGGAGTTGTACTTATCTAGAAGCACAAAATATTTTAGGAGCTACTAATTCAAGCTGGTTAACAACAGAAGTTTATTCGTATGCAATTGCTAACACCGCTTCGGCACAATGGATCGTTAGTGGTGGTGAAATAGTAGAAGGTCAAAACACCAATGAAATTACAATTTTGTGGGGCTTAAGTGATGTCGGCAGTGTGCGTGTTCGAGAGACCGATGGCGAATGCTTTAGTCAAGAGCAGCTTATCACAGTCAATTTGGGCGCCACTGATATTCCGGAGAATATTTCAATTTCAAGATTATGGAATGAGGTTTTGCTTGAGTGCATTAGAAAGGATTTTGCTAGACCTACAGTGCATGCTCGAAATTTGTTTCATACTAGCGTTGCAATGTATGATATATGGGCTATTTATGATGATGAAGCAACACCTTATCTGATTGGAAATACGCTGCATAATTTCAATAGTGAATTGGAAGCGTTTATTCCTTCTGAAAGCATTGAGATTTCTCGTAAAAGAGCAATAAGCTACGCCATGTATCGCCTATTAAGTTTCCGATTTCAAAATTCTCCAAATGCTGAATATTCTCAGGATTTATTGGACTTAGTGATGGAGAAATTAGGTTACAATACAAGTTACCAATCCGTGTACTATAAATTTGGTAACGCTGCAGCATTAGGTAATTATGTGGCACAAACTATAATTAATTATGGAAGTTTAGATGGTTCAAGAGAAGCAACCTTATTCGATAATGCCTATTATCAAACTATAAATGATCCATTAGCTCCTGGCGTTTCTAATGCATCGGTTATGAATGATCCTAATCGGTGGCAGCCGCTAAGTCTTGCTACATATATAGATCAAAGCGGAAACTTGATTGAAGGAGAACTTATTAATTTCCTGAGTCCAGAATGGGGCAATGTCTGGCCATTCGCAATGACAGAGAATTTATCTACAAACTACCAAAGAAACAACTACACCTATAAAGTCTATCGTGACCCAGGTGATCCTCCTTATTTAAATTTAGAGGAAACAGATGCTTCAAGCGATGCTTATAAATGGGGATTTAGTTTGGTTTCTGTCTGGGGGTCTCATTTAGATCCTAGTGACAATGTGATTTGGGATATTTCTCCAAAAACGCTAGGTAATATTCCTTTAAATGATCTCCCAACGAGCTACAGTGAGTTTCCGCAGTTTTACAATTTCACAGAAGGTGGAGACATAAGTCAAGGCCATTCGCTTAACCCTATTACGAATCAGCCTTATGAAGAACAAATGGTGCCAAGAGGTGATTATACAAGAGTTTTGGCAGAATTTTGGGCAGATGGCCCAGACTCCGAAACACCACCAGGGCATTGGTTTACTATATTGAATTATGTGAACGATCATCCGTTATTAGAAAAGCGGTTTGAAGGTCAAGGAGATATTTTAGATGTTTTGGAATGGGACGTCAAATCCTATTTTATTCTCGGAGGTGCTATGCACGATGCTGCTATTTCAGCTTGGAGTATAAAAGGGTGGTATGATTATGTTCGACCAATTTCTGCACTTAGAAATATGGCGCTACTAGGCCAAAGCACTGATCCTTCGTTAGCTAATTATAATGTTGCGGGAATCCCCCTTCTTGAAGGATATGTTGAAATTGTTAGCGAGACTGATGAGTTGTTAGAGCAGCATCCAGAGAGTTTAGGTAAGGTTAAAGTTTATACTTGGAAAGGACCAGATTTTATTTCCGCCAATACAAATCATCAAGCAGGTGTCGGTTGGATTCTTGCAGAAAATTGGTGGCCTTACCAAAGACCAACGTTTGTAACTCCACCTTTCGCAGGTTATGTTTCAGGACATTCTACTTATTCAAGAGCTGCTGCAGAAGTATTAACTGATATAACGGGCAGTGCATTTTTTCCTGGTGGACTAGGAGAGTTTACTGCCAAACAAAACGAATTTTTAGTTTTTGAAAATGGACCTTCAGTAGACGTCACCTTACAATGGGCAACGTACCAAGACGCATCAGATCAAACGAGCCTTTCTAGAATTTGGGGAGGAATACACCCTCCAGCAGATGATATCCCAGGCCGGCTTATAGGAGAAAAAATTGGTAATGAGGCCTTCTCTTTCGCTGTACCTTATTTTAGAGGAGAGACCATAGAAACCAACCTATTTGAACAAGTCGTCTTTCCTAACCCAGTTATACATAATGAGCTCTATGTAACGGCCAGTTCCGAGACAGATACTTTTACCCTGTACGACATGCAAGGTAGAACAGTAGACATCATAGAGGTTAAGTTCGATGAATATAGCGGGCAAACACATTTAAAATTTCCTGAAACGACAGCAGCAGCAATCTATTTATTAAAAATCAATAATGATTCTAAAATGATTATTTTTAAATAA